The Montipora foliosa isolate CH-2021 chromosome 1, ASM3666993v2, whole genome shotgun sequence genome has a window encoding:
- the LOC137981343 gene encoding uncharacterized protein, translating into MGSPLGPLLANVFMSSIEENLEREGKLPSFYRRYVDDTLTITPNIATASNFLNTLNKAHSSVKFTMETECNGMLPYLGIQLLNRSPQIETKVYVKPTNSSLLLHYQSHVDNRYKQGLLRTMLGRAHSLSSSWSHFSDECDRLKTVFSRFKYPKHLIDSAIKNFVDSKVCDQQRPLLPTKETDTIRVVLPFKDQTSANFVKGQLKDLSLKVNTNIQPVFLSRKIDQELNVKEAKPSIVNEQCVVYKYQCDLCDAGYIGYTRGHLHNRVKGHKQQSSAIAKHCKNVHGRIPQDLLKCFEVLKKCRNKFDCLLYEMLYIRTLKPNLNVQSDSIRAKVFV; encoded by the coding sequence ATGGGTTCCCCCCTTGGTCCCCTGCTAGCTAATGTGTTCATGTCTTCAATTGAGGAAAACCTCGAGCGAGAGGGTAAACTCCCTTCTTTCTATCGAAGGTACGTTGATGATACACTTACTATCACGCCAAATATCGCAACAGCATCCAACTTCCTGAACACGCTTAACAAGGCACATTCTTCCGTAAAATTTACGATGGAAACCGAATGCAATGGTATGCTCCCTTATTTGGGCATCCAGTTACTGAACCGATCGCCCCAAATAGAGACAAAGGTGTACGTAAAACCCACGAATTCAAGTCTCCTCTTACATTACCAAAGTCACGTTGACAATCGGTACAAACAGGGTTTACTCCGAACTATGCTGGGTCGAGCACATAGTTTATCTTCCTCTTGGTCACACTTCTCAGACGAATGTGACCGATTGAAGACAGTATTCTCGCGTTTTAAGTACCCCAAACACCTCATCGACTCTGCCATCAAAAATTTCGTTGACTCAAAGGTTTGTGACCAGCAGCGACCATTATTACCAACTAAAGAGACGGACACAATTCGAGTGGTTCtaccatttaaagaccaaaccTCAGCAAATTTTGTGAAAGGACAACTCAAGGATCTGAGCCTAAAAGTGAACACCAACATCCAGCCCGTATTTCTCAGCCGAAAAATTGATCAAGAACTGAATGTGAAAGAAGCAAAGCCATCGATCGTAAATGAACagtgtgttgtttataaataccaatgtgacctgtgcgatgcaggttatataggatacacacgcggacatttacacaatcgtgtaaaaGGACATAAACAACAGTCCTCGGCCATTGCCAAACATTGCAAGAACGTACACGGGAGGATCCCTCAGGACCTACTGAAATGCTTCGAAGTTCTTAAGAAGTGcaggaacaaatttgactgcttattgTATGAAATGCTTTATATAAGAACTTTAAAGCCAAACCTGAACGTGCAATCGGACTCtattcgtgcgaaagtatttGTGTAA
- the LOC137974016 gene encoding uncharacterized protein encodes MHLAKIGYKSYLEEGVGKLPSLQVPLQHQEDRFSPKEGWALRVVSREMRRARGTDGAPLFQSSEFLTTSQVASFFSRQSATVRQRDVDELDIQAAQEESNFNQGMEAVAAIKLDHPLIYDQYNFCAMAVDGTLKLLKLPMLQHMCEDLGLDISPKPMRKMAL; translated from the exons ATGCACCTAGCTAAGATTGGTTACAAGTCTTATTTAGAGGAAGGAGTTGGAAAGCTACCTTCTCTTCAAGTTCCTTTGCAACACCAAGAGGATCGTTTTTCTCCAAAAGAGGGCTGGGCTCTTAGG GTAGTTTCTAGAGAAATGAGACGAGCCCGCGGTACAGATGGTGCACCTCTATTCCAGTCGTCGGAATTCCTCACCACCTCCCAGGTCGCTTCTTTCTTCTCTAGACAGAGTGCCACAGTACGCCAGAGAGATGTCGACGAGCTTGATATTCAGGCTGCTCAGGAAGAGAGTAATTTTAACCAAGGAATGGAAGCTGTAGCGGCAATAAAGCTTGACCATCCTTTGATCTACGATCAATACAACTTTTGTGCAATGGCGGTGGATGGCACTTTGAAGCTCCTGAAACTACCCATGCTGCAGCACATGTGTGAAGACCTTGGCCTCGATATATCACCCAAGCCCATGCGGAAAATGGCCCTGTAA